In Anseongella ginsenosidimutans, one genomic interval encodes:
- a CDS encoding ligase-associated DNA damage response exonuclease, with protein sequence MKSYNLLTFTESGLYCPAGNFYIDPSRAVDYAVITHAHSDHACRGHRHYLAHDLSGNVLRHRLGRAISLQTASYGEKVTRNGVTLSFAPAGHIIGSAQVKISFRGEVWVVSGDYKLEDDGLCAPFEPVKCHAFVSESTFGLPLYRWQAQERVFDEIHSWWKENRDAGKVSVLLAYSLGKAQRILHRLDPSAGPVFCHNTIEDTNAILRDSGVALPPAHRLNEPLRAGGLLLCPPNGLSVLNGIPAAVGSCSGWMALRNSRKWRGIDKGFVLSDHADWEGLNEAINATGAEKVFLGHGYSASLARYLREKGLNAREVHEIR encoded by the coding sequence ATGAAATCTTACAACCTGCTGACGTTCACTGAAAGCGGTCTTTATTGCCCCGCCGGAAATTTTTACATTGATCCTTCCAGGGCGGTGGATTATGCCGTTATCACCCATGCTCATAGTGACCATGCCTGCCGCGGACACCGCCATTACCTGGCGCATGATCTCTCCGGAAATGTTTTGCGGCACCGGCTGGGAAGGGCCATTTCCCTTCAAACCGCCTCATATGGCGAGAAAGTTACCCGAAACGGTGTTACGCTGAGCTTTGCTCCCGCCGGCCATATTATCGGGTCCGCCCAGGTAAAAATTTCCTTCCGTGGTGAGGTTTGGGTAGTTTCCGGGGACTATAAGCTGGAGGATGACGGGCTTTGCGCTCCCTTTGAGCCGGTAAAATGCCATGCATTTGTTTCGGAGTCTACATTCGGCCTGCCGCTGTACCGCTGGCAGGCCCAGGAGAGGGTCTTTGACGAGATCCATTCCTGGTGGAAAGAGAACCGGGATGCAGGGAAAGTATCGGTTTTACTAGCTTATTCCCTGGGCAAGGCGCAGCGCATCCTTCACCGGCTGGATCCTTCAGCGGGACCGGTATTCTGCCATAACACTATTGAAGACACAAATGCGATCCTCCGGGACAGCGGGGTGGCGCTGCCGCCTGCGCACCGCCTGAATGAACCTCTCCGGGCGGGCGGCCTTTTATTATGCCCTCCTAACGGGCTTTCCGTGCTAAACGGAATTCCCGCCGCCGTGGGCAGTTGTTCCGGATGGATGGCCCTGCGCAATTCCAGGAAATGGCGCGGCATAGACAAAGGTTTCGTTCTTTCGGATCATGCCGATTGGGAGGGCCTGAACGAAGCGATCAATGCTACGGGCGCGGAAAAGGTCTTCCTGGGGCACGGCTATAGCGCCTCGCTTGCGAGATACCTTCGGGAAAAGGGACTGAATGCCCGGGAGGTGCATGAGATACGATGA
- a CDS encoding carboxy terminal-processing peptidase yields MTRYLKTLVGTTLLVCVQLTSCSQGAILASGPIQPLPQHSFIARTISNAAAVYHYEKPKINDELSSVTFNMFLEDMDNNRSFFLDADIKKFEAFRHSLDDAMKTGELEVPYEIFNTFTERFNETIDFVLAHLADSIDYNTKETFIIDREEEPWFKSPEEREKYWKERIRYDLINLRLSNSDIEKNIETLTKRYTNMKSQWSKMNSEDVFQIFVNSFSAAIDPHTQYFSPKDAEDFRINMSKNLEGIGATLQTDGDYTVVRQVVKGSPADKSNEINPGDRIVGVGQGKEGEFEDVVGWRIDEVVDRIRGPKGTVVRLKIVPAAADLSTPPKIVSIVRDKINLEDQRAKSEIKEVEHNGNTFRIGVISVLDFYIDFDALRAGDPDYNSATRDVRKALEEFKAQGGVDGVVIDLRNNGGGSLKEAIELTGLFIKEGPVVQVKDTRSRIEVNRDEDPAQIYSGPLAVLINRFSASASEIFAGAIQDYQRGLIIGEQSFGKGTVQTQVSINDLFPGSDEKMGQYNITIAKFYRVSGGSTQNKGVIPDILFPSAFPAEEFGESAQPTALPWDQIEPADYQLAGNLSTLTPDLEKLHEARMETSKDYEYLLQDIKEFKKKLEDQTVLLNFEHLQKEREEDKSEQLARTNAYRSSKGLPVLSEEQAEKADTVGADLKPDLIMKEGLQVLTDLIDLRGARAVVKENEILQPADVH; encoded by the coding sequence ATGACAAGGTACTTGAAGACGTTAGTGGGAACCACTTTGTTGGTATGTGTGCAACTTACCTCCTGTTCACAGGGAGCGATCCTGGCCTCCGGCCCTATACAGCCTCTGCCGCAGCATTCATTTATAGCCAGAACTATTTCGAATGCCGCCGCGGTATATCATTATGAAAAACCCAAGATCAATGATGAATTATCTTCCGTTACATTTAATATGTTCCTGGAAGACATGGACAATAACCGCAGTTTTTTCCTGGACGCGGACATTAAAAAATTCGAGGCTTTCCGGCACAGCCTGGATGACGCCATGAAAACCGGTGAACTGGAAGTTCCATATGAGATTTTCAATACCTTCACGGAACGGTTTAACGAAACCATTGACTTTGTGCTGGCACACCTGGCCGACAGTATCGATTATAATACCAAAGAAACCTTTATTATAGACCGGGAAGAAGAGCCATGGTTTAAAAGCCCCGAAGAACGGGAGAAGTACTGGAAGGAACGTATCCGCTACGACCTCATTAACCTGAGGCTGTCCAACAGCGATATCGAAAAGAATATCGAAACGCTAACAAAGCGGTACACGAACATGAAATCGCAATGGTCCAAAATGAACAGCGAAGACGTATTCCAGATTTTCGTGAATTCCTTTTCCGCCGCCATTGACCCCCATACCCAGTACTTTTCGCCGAAGGACGCCGAGGATTTCCGCATTAATATGTCCAAGAACCTGGAAGGGATCGGGGCGACCCTGCAAACGGACGGCGATTATACCGTAGTCCGGCAGGTCGTGAAAGGAAGCCCGGCCGATAAGAGCAATGAAATAAACCCCGGAGACCGGATCGTGGGCGTAGGCCAGGGAAAAGAAGGAGAGTTTGAAGACGTGGTTGGCTGGCGGATTGATGAAGTGGTGGACAGGATCCGCGGCCCAAAGGGAACCGTCGTCCGGCTTAAGATCGTACCCGCGGCAGCCGACCTGAGTACGCCTCCGAAGATCGTTTCCATTGTCCGTGACAAAATAAACCTGGAAGACCAGCGAGCTAAGAGCGAAATAAAAGAAGTAGAGCATAACGGGAACACGTTCCGCATAGGCGTGATCAGTGTACTGGATTTTTACATTGATTTTGACGCGCTTCGCGCGGGAGATCCCGATTACAACAGCGCCACCCGCGATGTCAGGAAAGCCCTTGAAGAATTCAAGGCCCAGGGCGGCGTGGATGGCGTGGTTATCGACCTGCGCAATAACGGCGGAGGTTCCCTGAAAGAGGCCATTGAGCTGACCGGCCTGTTCATTAAGGAAGGCCCGGTGGTGCAGGTAAAAGATACCCGCAGCCGCATTGAAGTGAACAGGGATGAAGATCCTGCCCAGATCTATTCAGGTCCGCTCGCTGTGCTGATCAACCGTTTCAGCGCTTCGGCTTCCGAGATCTTTGCGGGGGCCATCCAGGATTACCAGCGCGGACTTATTATCGGCGAACAAAGTTTCGGAAAAGGCACTGTGCAAACCCAGGTGTCCATTAATGACCTTTTCCCCGGAAGCGATGAAAAAATGGGGCAATACAATATTACCATCGCCAAATTTTATCGCGTCAGCGGCGGAAGTACGCAAAATAAGGGCGTTATCCCGGATATACTGTTCCCCAGCGCCTTTCCTGCGGAAGAATTTGGCGAAAGCGCTCAGCCTACCGCCCTTCCCTGGGACCAGATAGAGCCTGCCGATTACCAGCTGGCCGGCAACCTCAGTACGCTGACGCCCGACCTCGAAAAACTGCACGAAGCGCGGATGGAAACCAGCAAAGATTATGAGTATCTCCTGCAGGATATCAAGGAATTTAAAAAGAAGCTGGAAGACCAAACGGTCCTGCTGAACTTTGAACACCTGCAAAAAGAGCGGGAAGAGGATAAATCAGAGCAATTGGCGCGAACCAATGCGTATCGGTCCTCTAAAGGCCTTCCGGTGCTGAGCGAGGAGCAAGCCGAAAAGGCGGATACCGTTGGCGCAGATCTCAAACCCGATCTTATTATGAAGGAAGGACTGCAGGTGCTTACCGACCTGATAGACCTTCGCGGGGCCCGCGCCGTGGTGAAGGAAAATGAAATCTTACAACCTGCTGACGTTCACTGA
- a CDS encoding single-stranded DNA-binding protein translates to MKALINSVRLMGRLGMDPEMKLFDNNRKLARTSLATNEVRRTGSGEKVTDAQWHNLVLWGNNAEIAEKYLKKGKEIAVEGRLTTRSFTDREGRKHFVTEIVVNELLMITKKEQEEKELAAEAV, encoded by the coding sequence ATGAAAGCTTTAATTAACAGCGTCCGCCTGATGGGGCGGCTTGGTATGGATCCGGAAATGAAACTCTTTGACAACAACCGGAAACTGGCCAGAACATCACTGGCCACTAATGAAGTGCGTAGAACCGGCAGCGGAGAAAAAGTCACCGACGCGCAGTGGCATAACCTGGTACTCTGGGGTAATAATGCGGAAATTGCGGAGAAGTACCTGAAAAAAGGGAAGGAAATTGCCGTTGAAGGAAGACTTACCACGCGGAGTTTTACGGACAGGGAAGGGCGGAAGCATTTCGTTACCGAAATAGTAGTCAACGAATTGCTGATGATCACCAAAAAAGAGCAGGAAGAAAAGGAACTTGCAGCCGAAGCAGTTTAA